In one Brassica oleracea var. oleracea cultivar TO1000 chromosome C9, BOL, whole genome shotgun sequence genomic region, the following are encoded:
- the LOC106316509 gene encoding AP-4 complex subunit sigma, whose amino-acid sequence MAIRFIIMVNKQGQTRLAQHYEWLTLEQRRALEGEIVRKCLARNDQQCSFVEHRNYKIVYRRYASLFFMVGVDDDENELAILEFIHLLVETMDKHFGNVCELDIMFHLEKAHLMLEEMVMNGCIVETSKANILSPIQLMDKAH is encoded by the exons ATGGCAATAAGGTTCATAATAATGGTGAACAAGCAAGGCCAGACTCGTCTCGCTCAGCACTACGAATGGCTCACTCTCGAGCAACGCCGAGCTCTCGAAGGCGAGATCGTTCGTAAATGCCTCGCTCGCAACGACCAGCAG TGTTCATTTGTGGAGCATCGTAACTACAAGATCGTCTACAGACGTTACGCATCTCTGTTTTTCATGGTTGGTGTTGATGACGATGAA AACGAGCTGGCCATTCTAGAGTTCATACATCTTTTGGTTGAGACTATGGACAAGCATTTTGGAAATGTG TGTGAGCTTGACATAATGTTCCATCTGGAGAAAGCTCATTTGATGCTCGAGGAAATGGTCATGAATGGTTGCATTGTCGAGACTAGCAAGGCCAACATACTTTCACCTATACAACTCATGGACAAAGCCCATTGA
- the LOC106313856 gene encoding inositol oxygenase 2-like, with translation MTVLVEHFTSDSRIEEKKMKDERDDEVLWDGGLVVSKSKEADGFDAPDINFLGHSFRDYENGASERQKGVEEFYRMQHIHQTYDFVKEMRKEYGKLNKMDMSIWECCELLNNVVDDSDPDLDEPQIQHLLQTAEAIRTDYPKEDWLHLTALIHDLGKVLLLPEFGGLPQWAVVGDTFPVGCAFDSANIHHKYFKENPDNSNPKYNTKNGVYSEGCGLDNVLMSWGHDDYMYLVAKENGTTLPHAGLFIIRYHSFYPLHKAGTYTHLMSEEDREDLKWLLVFNKYDLYSKSKVQVDVEQVKPYYISLINKYFPAKLKW, from the exons ATGACTGTTCTTGTTGAACATTTCACCTCCG ATTCAAGAATCGAGGAAAAGAAAATGAAAGATGAGAGGGATGATGAAGTATTGTGGGATGGAGGTTTAGTGGTTTCAAAATCCAAAGAAGCTGATGGATTTGATGCTCCTGATATCAATTTCTTGGGGCACTCATTTAG GGATTATGAGAATGGTGCAAGCGAGAGACAGAAAGGTGTTGAGGAATTCTACAGGATGCAACACATTCACCAGACTTATGACTTT GTGAAAGAAATGAGAAAAGAGTATGGAAAACTGAACAAAATGGATATGAGTATATGGGAATGTTGTGAACTATTGAACAACGTGGTCGATGACAGTGATCCCGATCTGGACGAGCCTCAAATTCAACACCTTCTCCAAACCGCTGAAGCCATTAGGACGGATTATCCTAAAGAAGACTGGCTCCATCTCACTGCTCTAATCCATG ATCTTGGAAAGGTTCTGCTTTTGCCAGAATTCGGTGGTCTTCCCCAGTGGGCTGTCGTTG GCGATACATTTCCAGTTGGATGCGCCTTTGACTCGGCCAATATCCACCACAAG TATTTCAAAGAAAATCCTGATAATAGCAACCCAAAATACAACACCAAAAATGGAGTTTACAGTGAAGGATGTGGATTGGACAATGTTCTTATGTCATGGGGTCACGACGACTACATGTATTTG GTGGCTAAGGAGAATGGCACAACTCTTCCTCACGCTGGTCTCTTCATTATTCGATACCATTCCTTTTATC CATTGCACAAGGCGGGGACCTACACACACTTGATGAGCGAAGAAGACAGGGAAGATCTCAAGTGGCTCCTTGTTTTCAA TAAGTATGACCTATACAGTAAGAGCAAAGTTCAGGTAGACGTCGAACAAGTGAAGCCTTACTACATTTCACTTATCAACAAG TATTTTCCGGCAAAACTAAAATGGTGA